Proteins encoded by one window of Sphaerodactylus townsendi isolate TG3544 linkage group LG02, MPM_Stown_v2.3, whole genome shotgun sequence:
- the LOC125425816 gene encoding LOW QUALITY PROTEIN: 60S ribosomal protein L23a-like (The sequence of the model RefSeq protein was modified relative to this genomic sequence to represent the inferred CDS: substituted 1 base at 1 genomic stop codon) produces MVCYCCCGVRSGSEILCSQGAWKHVTVREIMLSKLQNLKSVQIAGVAVILSERIDCSAVRCILEQNPCRLFLPPQDGTAKKKAAPVKTEAKSRALKAKRALLKDIHRHTKKKIRTSPTFWRPKTWQXWKQPKYLRKSAPRRSKLEHNAIIKFPLTTESAMKKTVDNNMLVFIEDIKANKNQIKQTVKKLYDIDMTKVNTLIWPDGEKKAYVHLASDYDIPALDVANKIGIIKAKYCQNCTIELHSKHLLLPIPPNPATFTPLNVLVNM; encoded by the exons ATGGTCTGTTACTGCTGTTGTGGAGTGAGATCTGGCAGTGAAATCCTATGCAGTCAGGGAGCTTGGAAGCATGTAACTGTGCGTGAGATTATGTTGTCAAAGCTGCAGAATCTCAAGTCTGTTCAGATAGCAGGAGTAGCAGTGATTTTGTCTGAGCGAATAGATTGTTCTGCTGTGAGATGTATTTTGGAA CAAAACCCCTGCAggctttttttgcctccccaagaTGGCACTGCCAAGAAGAAGGCTGCCCCAGTTAAGACTGAGGCGAAGTCCAGAGCCCTGAAGGCTAAAAGGGCCCTCTTGAAAGATATCCATCGTCACACAAAGAAGAAGATTAGAACGTCACCCACTTTCTGGAGGCCCAAAACTTGGCAGTAATGGAAACAGCCCAAGTATCTGCGGAAGAGTGCACCAAGAAGGAGCAAGCTGGAACACAATGCTATCATTAAATTCCCACTGACTACAGAATCGGCCATGAAGAAGACAGTGGACAATAACATGCTGGTCTTCATTGAGGACATAAAAGCAAATAAGAACCAGATCAAGCAGACAGTCAAGAAATTGTATGACATTGACATGACCAAGGTCAACACGCTGATTTGGCCTGATGGTGAGAAAAAAGCTTATGTCCATCTTGCTTCAGATTATGAT atccctgcactaGATGTTGCCAACAAGATTGGGATCATCAAAGCAAAGTATTGCCAGAACTGTACAATAGAATTGCACAGTAAACACTTATTACTACCAATCCCCCCCAATCCTGCAACCTTTACTCCATTAAACGTTTTGGTAAATATGTAA